ATCTCGTCGATGGCGTCACCAAGCTTACCAATTTACAGCTTTCCTCGACCGAAACCAAACAGGCCGAAAACTTCCGCAAGCTGTTTATCGCCATGTCGCGCGACATGCGGGTGATTCTCGTCAAACTGGCCGACCGGCTTCACAACATGCGCACCATCCGCGCCATGCGCCCCGATAAACAGGTGCAAAAGGCGCGCGAAACAATGGACATCTACGCCCCGCTTGCCGGGCGCATGGGGATGCAGTGGATGCGCGAGGAGCTGGAAGACCTCGCCTTCAAGGTGCTCAATCCCGATGCGCGCGCCTCGATCATCCGCCGTTTCATCACGCTTCAGCGTGAAACCGGCGATGTGGTCGAAAAAATTACCGCCGACATGAAGCTGGAACTGAAAAAGGCAGGCATCAAGGCCGAAGTGCTGGGCCGGGCGAAGAAACCCTATTCGATCTGGCGCAAGATGCAGGAGAAGGAGCTTTCCTTCTCGCGCCTGTCTGACATCTACGGCTTCCGCCTGATCACTGACACCGAAGAAGAATGCTATGCCATCCTCGGCGTGATCCATCGCCGCTGGCGCGCCGTGCCGGGCCGGTTCAAGGACTACATCAGCCAACCCAAATCGAACGGCTACCGCTCGATCCATACCACCGTCTCGGGGCGCAACGGGCGGCGCGTCGAAGTGCAGATCCGCACCTACCCGATGCATGACGTGGCCGAAAGCGGCGTCGCCGCGCACTGGTCCTACCGCGACGGCGTACGATCCGAAAACCCGTTTGCCGTTGATCCCGCCAAATGGGTCGCCGGGCTGACCGAGCAATTCAACGCCGAAGAAAACCATCAGGATTTCCTCGAAGCCGTGAAGCTTGAAATGTATGCCGATCAGGTGTTCTGCTTCACCCCGAAGGGCGATGTCGTCAAACTGCCGCGCGGCGCCACGCCGATTGATTTCGCCTATGCGATTCACACCCGAATCGGCAATGCCTGCGTCGGCGCCAAGGTCGATATGATGCGGGTGCCGCTCTGGACGCGGGTCAAGAACGGCCAGTCGGTCGATATCATCACCGCCGAAGGTCAGACCCCGCAAGCGACATGGCTCGACATCGCCACCACCGGCAAGGCCCGCGCTGCAATCCGGCGCGCCCTGCGCGAGGTGGACCGGGACCGTTTCATCAAACTTGGCCGCGAACTGGCCCGCGCCGCGTTCGAACATGTTCACAAACGCGCGACCGACAAAGCCCTCAACACCGCCGCCCGCAACCTCCGGCTGGAAGATCGCGACACCTTGCTCGCCCGTTTGGGCAGCGCCGAACTCACCACCCAGACCGTGATCGAAGCGGTCTATCCCGACCTCGTCCCCGATGACCGCGATGAGGTAAATCCCGCACGCGCCGTCATCGGGCTAAGCTCGGCGCAATTCATGAAACGTGCGCCCTGTTGCCAGCCATTGCCGGGCGAACGGATCGTCGGCATCACCTATCGCGGACAGGGCGTGGTAATTCACGCGATTGATTGCGATGTCCTCTCCACGCTTGAGGACCAACCCGAACGCTGGCTCGATCTGAACTGGCAACCCGGCCGGCACGCGCCGGTCTATACCGTCACGCTTGATCTCACCATTGGCAACGATGCGGGCGTATTAGGGCGCATATGCACCTTGATCGGAGAGCAGAAGGCCAATATCTCGGACCTGCATTTCCTTGATCGGAAACCGGACTTTTACAGACTGCTCATAGACATCGAAGTGAGCGAGGCCGAACACCTGCACCGGCTGATGGCCGTGCTGGAAGCGGAAAGCGATGTCGCGGCAGTTGCCCGTCACCGTGATCCCGCGCGCGCCGCAAGCAGCGTAATCGGCGGCGCGGAAGTTGCACACAAAGCGGCCAGATAACGGCGGCAAACGATAATTTGCGCCTCGCGGCGCATCAATTCAGGGGGAAGACCATTGGTCTTCAAGCGACGCGATAGACGGCCGATCTGGAGGGTGGTTGTCGAATTCTTCTACCCCCGTGGCGGCTGGCTGCGGGCCGCGCGCTATGTCAAACACCGCCTGCACCGCCTGCCCGACCCGCCGCACAAGATTTCGCGCGGCATCTGGGCCGGGGTGTTCACCACTTTCACGCCGTTCTACGGCCTGCACTTCGTCATTGCCGCGATCATCGCCCGGATCATGCAAGGCAATATCATCGCCGCCTTGCTGGCCACCTTCTTCGGCAACCCGCTCAGCTATGTGCCGATTGCCGTTGTCTCGCTGAAAACCGGGCACTGGCTTCTCGGCTCGGAATTTCACGAAGAACACGTTACCCGCTCGCTCGGCGGCATCTTCGCCGACGCCGGGCGCGACCTCTGGGACAATCTCTTTGCCCTTTTCACTGGCGGGCCAACCGATTGGGCCGGGCTGCACACCTTCTATGATACCGTCTTTTTACCCTACCTGATTGGCGGCATCCTCCCCGGCATCATCGCCGCGTCGGTCTGTTATTACATCGCCCTGCCGCTGCTCATCGCCTACCAGAACCGCCGCCGCGGCCGGATCAAGGCCAAGTTCGAAGCCCTCAAGGCCAAGCGCGCCGCCGCCAAGGCGAAAACCAAGACCCCGAATGAGTAGGCCCGCCGCAATTTGATCAAACTCCGATTCAAACTGCCGCGCAAAGCCTCTATCCTGCCATTGAGAACGGCAAGGGAATCACCACTATGGAACCTCTCGGCAAACTGCGCCTCGGCGTGAACATCGATCATGTCGCCACCGTGCGCAACGCACGCGGCTCCTCCTATCCCAGCCCGCTGCGCGCCGCCAAGCTGGCCGAAGCGGCGGGGGCGGATGGTATCACCGCACACTTGCGCGAAGACCGCCGCCATATCGCCGACGCCGATATCGAAGCCCTGATCGAGGGGCTTTCCGTGCCGCTCAATTTTGAGATGGCCGCCACGCCCGAAATGCAGTCCATCGCCCTGCGCCATGTGCCGCACGCGGTTTGCATCGTGCCCGAAAAACGCGAGGAACGCACCACCGAAGGCGGCTTGGATGTCGCCCGCGAAGAAAGCCGCCTTGCCCGCTTCATCGCCCCATTGCGTGACGCTGGCTGTCGCGTCTCGCTCTTCATCGGGGCCGACACGGCGCAAATCGAAGCCGCCGCACGCACCGGCGCGCAGGTGATTGAACTGCACACCGGTGCTTATTGCGACCACCATTACAACGGCAATCTCGCCGCCCGCGATTCCGAGCTTGGCGCCCTGCGCGCCATGGCAGACCTCGCCCATTCGCTCGGTCTCGAAGTTCACGCGGGCCACGGCCTCACCTTTGATACGGTTCAGCCAATCGCTGCCTTCCCCGAAATCAAAGAGCTTAACATCGGTCACTTTCTTATTGCCGAAGCCATCTTCCTCGGGCTGGAGCCTGCAATCCACGAAATGCGCCGCCTGATGAACGAAGCGCGCGCATAACGCATCACTCCAACCGTCCCGGCAGGCTCAGATCACCCGACGCCACGTCGAACACATCCGTCACACATAAAAGCGGTGTGTGCAGATCGGCATTGACCCGCAACGCCGCCGTTACCCCGTCAAAATTGAGCGCCTCTGCCCCCAGCGGCACGTTAAGCTTGATTTCCGGCCCGTCAAACACCGGCGAATAGCCCGGACTGTCTATATAAAGCGGCAATCCCGGCCATGTCGCGGGCAATTTCGGCGTCTCCCCCTCAAGGATGTCGCGCACCGCCAACGCCCCCTCGCCGCAGGCCTCCGTGGGGGCTAGAACCACCCAATGACTGTGCCAATCCGCGCCGTCATTGGCCAGATCACCATCGCGATTCTCGTCGAAAAGCGGCGTGTCGTCAAAATCAGGATGCGCCGTCGCGACCAGCGCCAAAATCCCGCTCTTGCCTTCAAAACCCACCGCCGACGGGTCCAGCGAAACAGGCCAGACATAAGCCTGCACCCCGGCCCCGGCCAGCTTCCCCACCGGGTCGGGCCGTGTCACTCCGGCCACGCCGCGCGTGGTCATGTGAAAGGTGACGATCCCGCCGTCACGATGCACATGCGCTGCCAGAATATCGGTATCCGCCAAGATCGCGGCATTTTCATCCGACCGCACCGCACCCTCTTGTTCGATGGCATGTGACCCATCGGCCAGCACCGGCGCACCAAACGCGGCCAGCGCCAGAACAGACGTCGCAAATTTCGCTCTAAACTTCATGTCATTCTCCTTTTGATTTCGAGTCGATATCAATATGGATAGTTTCGAGTCGAAACCATTGCAAGTATAATTTTGACTCGCTATCATCCGGTTATGACAACAGCCACTCTCACCACCCTTCTCGACCGGCTCGCGCGCCTGCACCTGCAAGAGCGGCGCGACGATGATCTGAACCCGGCCCAACGCGCGGCGCTTGACTATCTCGCGCGCGCCAACCGGTTCTCGCGCATGCCCTCGGCAGTGGCCGATTATCTGGCCGCCACCCGTGGCACGGTCTCGCAAACTCTCAAAACGCTCGCCCGCAAAGGGCTGATCCACGAACACACCCCGCCGGGCGACAAACGTGCCCGCCGCTATGATCTCACCGCAGAGGGCCAGCGCCTGTGCGCCCACCCGTCAACGGCAGAAATCACCTTGTCGGCGGATGACGCCGCCGAGGCCGAGGCCACCCTGCGCGCGCTCCTCAAAGCCATGCTCGATGCGCGCGACCGGCGCAGCTTCGGGGTTTGCAAAACCTGCCGCTATCACGGCGCCCGCAATGACGCCCCCTATTGCAACCTGCTCCAGCTCGCCCTCACCAACGAGGAAACGACGCAAATTTGCGTCGAACACGCCGCCGCCTGACCCGCCGCTTGCCAGCCCGCGCCGCGCATCGTAACAGGGCGGACAAAGGGAAAGGCGCGCACATGATCCTCGGCATCGGCACCGATCTGGCCAATATCGACCGCATCGCGCGCACGCTTGATCGCTTCGGCGACCGCTTTCGCAACCGCGTCTTCACCCCGGTGGAACAGCGCAAAGCCGAACGCCGCGCCGACACCCCCGGCACCTACGCAAAACGCTGGGCCGCGAAAGAGGCGTGCTCAAAGGCGCTCGGCACCGGGCTGCGCATGGGCATCGCATGGAAGGACATGGCCGTTTCCAACCTCTCCACCGGCCAACCCGTCATGCACGTCACCGGCTGGGCCAAGGAACGGCTGGATGAGATGACACCGCCGGGCTTTGAGGCCATCATCCACGTCACCCTCACCGATGATCACCCTTGGGCGCAGGCATTTGTGCTGATCGAAGCCCGCCCACGCCCCGACCCTGACATGCCGACGGCTGAACAGCCCCGCGCCACTCACTGACCCGGCGCGCCATTCCTTTTGCAATCCGGCGCAAACCTCCTATATAAGCGCAGCCTCTCAAGGATGCGCCAAATGACCGAAAATACCGCCATCACCCCGGCTATCACCGCCCTGCCACGCGCCACCAAACGCGCCGATGGCCTGATCAACCTGATCGGCCTGCCGCGCGAGGCGCTGCGCACCACTCTGATCGAGGCCGGCACACCCGAAAAACAGGCGCGTATGCGCGCCGGTCAGCTCTGGCAATGGATGTATCAAAAGGGCACCTCCGATTTCGCCGCGATGACCAATCTCGCCAAACCCTACCGCGCCCTGCTGGCCGAGCATTTCATCATCGAGCGCCCAGAAGTCGTCTCGCGGCAGGTCTCCACCGATGGCACCCGCAAATATCTCGTCCGCATCAATGGCGGCCACGAGGTCGAAGTGGTCTACATCCCCGAGGAAGACCGCGGCACGCTTTGCATCTCGTCACAGGTCGGCTGCACCCTCACCTGCTCATTCTGCCATACCGGCACGCAAATGCTGGTCCGCAACCTCACCGCCGGTGAGATCGTCGGGCAGATCATGGTCGCGCGCGACGATCTCGACGAATGGCCCAACCCCGGCGAAGGCTCCGACGCGCGCCCCCGCCTGCTCAGCAACATCGTGCTGATGGGCATGGGAGAGCCGCTCTACAACTTCCCCAACGTCCGCGACGCGATGAAAATCGCGATGGACCCGGAAGGCATCTCGCTGTCGCGCCGCCGGATCACCCTCTCCACCTCCGGCGTGGTGCCCGAAATTGCCCGCACCGCCGAAGAAATCGGCTGTCAGCTCGCCATCTCGTTTCACGCCACCACCGACGAAGTGCGCGACAAACTCGTGCCGATCAACAAACGCTGGCCCCTTGCCACCCTGCTCGACGCCCTGCGCAGCTATCCCAAAGTGTCGAATTCCGAACGGATCACTTTTGAATATGTGATGCTCGACGGTGTGAATGATTCCGATGACGATGCCCACCGCCTGATCGCGCTGATCAAAGGCATTCCCGCCAAGATCAACCTGATCCCGTTCAACGAATGGCCCGGCGCGCCCTACAAACGCTCGTCAAACAACCGGATTCGCGCTTTTGCCGATATCATCTACAAGGCGGGCTATGCCTCTCCCATCCGCACCCCGCGCGGCGAAGACATCATGGCCGCCTGCGGCCAGTTGAAATCCGCCACCGAACGCGCCCGCAAATCCCGCAAGCAGATCGAGGCCGACGCAGGCTTGTAATTGCACGCGCGCTCACCGCCAAAAGGCGTGACGCCTCAACCTCCGTCGTTTCGCGTTCGGCAACAATTGTGGCACAACCCGGGTGAATTCCCGCAAAATGCCCCCGAAAATTCCCAATCGTCAACAAATGCCCGCCACACCCGGCGCTCAGCTTCGTCAAATCAGAAACCGCCCAAGACGAGGCCAAAGACATGAAACATTTTGAAATCGACCACGCCATGACCGCACGCGTCCGCGATATTGTCCTGCGCGAGCGCACCATGTCGCTCTCCGAGCGGGAATGGAAATTCCGCCTGCGCGGTTACGGCTATGCCATCCGCGACACCGATGAAGGCCCGATCATCACCTCGCTTCTCAAAGGTGATGACATCTGCGCCCTGCCCGAAGCACCGGTTGCCGCCGCCGAACTGCGCTACGCCGCCTGAAATCCTCAGCCCGCCGGGCGCAATCCGAGGATCTCGCGCGCCTGCGCCACGTTGGCCACCGGCCGCCCATAGCGCGCGCAAATCTCTGCCGCGCGCGTCACCAGCGCCGCATTCGACGGTGCCAGAGTGTCGCGATCAAGCCGCACATTGTCCTCAAGGCCCGTGCGCGTATGCCCACCCGCCGCGATGGCCCATTCGTTCACCTCGATCTGGTGCCGCCCGATCCCGGCCGCACACCAATCCGCCTCCGGTGCCAGCCGTTCCATCGTCTGCACGTAATAGTCAAACACGCCCCGGTCGGCAGGCATCGCATTTTTCACCCCCATCACGAATTGCACATAAAGCCGCCCCGCGATTACCCCCTCGCGATTCAGCCGCACCGCTTGGTGAATATGGCTCAAATCGAACGCCTCGATCTCCGGCTTCACCGCGTATTTGCGCATCTCCCCGGCCAACCATTGCACAAGATCGGGCGGATTCTCGTAAACCCGCGTCGGAAAGTTGTTCGACCCCACCGACAGGCTCGCCATATCCGGGCCAAGCGGCAACATCCCGCCGCGCTCCGCCCCCGCGCCAGACCGCCCACCAGTTGAAAATTGCACAATCATCCCCGGACAATACCGCTCCAGCCCTTCTTTCAACCGGGCAAACCGGCCCGGGTCCGAAGTCGGGCTGCCATCGTCACCCCGCACATGGCAATGCGCGATGCTCGCCCCTGCCTCAAACGCCGCCTGAGTGCTCTCGACCTGCTCTTCTACTGAAATCGGCACCGCCGGATTATCCGCCTTCTGCGGCACGCTGCCGGTGATTGCCACGCAGATTATACAAGGTTTGCCCGTCATACCCTATCCCGTCCCAATCTTCATTTTGCCATAAATATCCCGGGGGTGCGGGGGCTGGCCCCCGCGTCTTACCTGCGTGCGGGGCTGGCCCCACCCAGTTGATGAAACCACTCCCGCCCGCCTCCGGCAACCCGTAGGGTGGGTTTTCACCCCACCCCCGGTCAATTCACCTCACGAACGCCGCCCGCGAATAGCCTTGCAAGAAAAGCAACGCGCTCAGATCACCGAAATTCACCCGGATATCGCACTGCGCCGCCACGCTCGGCTTGGCATGGAGCGCCACACCAGCACCGGCCCGCCCCAGCATTCCCAGATCATTCGCCCCGTCCCCCACCGCGATGACCTCGGCCTGTGCGATGCCCAGCCGCGCGGTGATCTCTTCCAGCGCGCGCACCTTGGCATCGCGCCCCAGGATCGGCCGCGCCACCTCACCCGAAAGCACGCCGCCTTCCGCCAAAAGCACATTCGCGCGATGCTCATCAAACCCCAAGTCCTTCGCGATCCGCGCCGTGAACGCCGTGAACCCGCCCGACACCAGCGCCGCATAAGCGCCATTGCCACGCATCGTCGCCACCAATTCACGCCCCCCGGCATCAATTCAATCCGCCGCTCCAACACCTTACCAACCATCGCCTCCGGCAACCCTTTCAACAACCCCACCCGCTCGATCAGCGCGCCCTCGAAATCCAACTCACCATTCATCGCCCGCGCTGTGATCGCCTTGACATGTGCGCCCACCCCGGCTTCCTCGGCCAACTCGTCGATGCACTCCTGCCGGATCATCGTGCTGTCCATATCGGCGAGCAGCATCCGTCTGCGCCGCCCCGCCTCGGGCTGCACCACAAGATCAACCGACATCCCTTGCAAATCCGCCCACACGTCCCAGAAATTTCCCGGCCTCTCCGGCACAACAAATTCCGCCGCCTCGCCCTTGGAAAGCCAGCGCACCTGCCCGCCGCTCCCCCACGCATTGCCAAGCGAGTCGACAAGCGCCGCGTCCAACGATGGTGCCTCCGGGGCGGTAAGAAGCGTGATCACATACATCTGCAAAGTTTCCGATCATAGTCATTCCGCGCCGCAACCCGACGCTTTGCGTGCTTCTACCGACATATCCCCCTTGCGGAAGCCCCGCCACGCCCGTATCTGCCTGCGTGGGACACCCTTCCCCAACGAAGGGCGATTATCTGGAAGGATACCAGCAATGACCATCAATGACCCGGCAACGCGGCCGGCCACAAAACCCGTCGCCATTCCGGCGAACCCGCGTTTTTCCTCTGGCCCCTGTGCCAAAATCCCCACCTTCACCCTCGCCAAGCTCAGCGACGCAGCCCTTGGTCGCTCGCACCGCGCCGCCATTGGCAAAGCCAAGCTCAAGGCCGCCATAGAGGGCACCCGCGAGGTGCTGGGCATTCCCGCCGATTACAAGATCGGCATCGTCCCCGCCTCCGATACCGGCGCGGTCGAAATGGCGATGTGGTCGATGCTCGGTGCGCGTGGTGTTGAAATGCTCGCCTGGGAAAGCTTCGGTTCTGGCTGGGTGACCGACGTGGCCAAGCAACTCAAGCTCGACGCCACGATCAAAACCGCCGATTATGGCGAATTGCCGGATCTGGCGTCGGTCGATTTCACCAATGACGTGGTGTTCACATGGAACGGCACCACCTCGGGCGTGCGCGTTCCCAACGGCGACTGGATCGCCGCTGATCGCGAAGGCCTCACCGTCTGCGATGCCACCTCGGCGGCCTTCGCGCAGGATCTGCCATGGGACAAGCTCGATGTCACCACTTTCTCCTGGCAAAAAGTGCTGGGTGGCGAAGCCGCGCACGGCATGCTCATCCTTTCGCCGCGCGCGGTGGAACGGCTGGAAAGCTACACCCCGCCATGGCCGCTGCCAAAAATCTTCCGGCTGACCAAAGGCGGCAAGCTCAATGACGGCATCTTCACCGGCGCCACGATCAACACCCCCTCGATGCTCGCGGTCGAAGATTATCTCGTCGCGCTCGACTGGGCGCGCTCACTCGGCGGTTTGCATGGCCTGATGGGCCGCGCCGATGCCAACACCAAAGCGGTCGCGGATTTCGTTGACCTGCATGACTGGATTGATTTCCTGCCCACTGATCCCTTGATCATGTCAAACACGTCCGTCTGTCTGCGGTTCACCGACACCCGTATCAAGGACGGTGCCACCTTCGCCAAATCCATCGCCAAACGGCTGGAAGAGGAAGGCGTGGCTTTTGATATCGGCGCTTACCGCGACGCCCCGCCGGGCCTGCGCATCTGGTGCGGCGGCACGGTAGAAACCAGCGATGTTTCGGCCCTGATGCCGTGGATCGAATGGGCGTTCCACACCGAACTCGCCGCGCAACCCGGCTAAGCCATGTGCCCCCGTCCCGGACCTGATCCGGGACCTCGCCCACCTCCCGCATGAGGCCCCGGATCAAGTCCGGGGCGCGCAACACTCCCAATAAAGGATGCCCGAAATGGCCCCCAAGGTTCTCGTCTCCGACAAACTTTCCCCCACCGCCGTACAGATCTTCCGCGACCGTGGCATTGACGTCGATTTCCAACCCGATCTCGGCAAGGACAAGGAAAAGCTCGCCGAAGTCATCGGTCAATATGACGGCCTCGCCATCCGCTCGGCCACGAAAGTCACCGAGAAAATCCTCGAAAACGCGTCCAACCTCAAAGTCATCGGTCGCGCCGGGATCGGCACCGACAATATCGACAAACCCGCCGCTTCAAAAAAGGGCGTGATCGTGATGAACACGCCGTTCGGCAACACTATCACCACCGCCGAGCACGCCATCGCCATGATGTTCGCCTGTGCCCGCCAACTTCCCGAGGCCTCCGCCTCCACCCATGCCGGCAAATGGGAGAAATCGAAATTCATGGGGGTAGAGCTGACCGCGAAAACCCTCGGCGTCATTGGCGCGGGCAATATCGGTTCTATCGTCTGTGACCGTGCCCGCGGGCTCAGGATGAAAGTCATCGCCTACGATCCGTTCCTGTCGGATGAAAAAGCCGAACAGATGCAGGTTGAAAAGGTCGAACTTGACGATCTGCTCGCACGCGCCGATTTCATCACCCTGCACGTGCCGCTCACTGATCAAACCCGCAACATCCTGTCGCGCGAAAACCTCGCCAAAACCAAAAAAGGCGTGCGCGTCATCAACTGCGCACGCGGCGGCCTTGTCGATGAAGAAGCCGTGGCCGACCTGATCAAATCCGGCCATATCGCCGGGGCGGCCTTCGATGTGTTCTCAAAGGAACCCGCCACCGACAACGTGCTGTTTGGACTGCCCGGCGTTGTCTGCACCCCGCACCTTGGTGCCGCCACCTCCGAGGCACAGGAA
This is a stretch of genomic DNA from Aquicoccus sp. G2-2. It encodes these proteins:
- a CDS encoding bifunctional (p)ppGpp synthetase/guanosine-3',5'-bis(diphosphate) 3'-pyrophosphohydrolase is translated as MIPVDDLIEKVRAYNPRTDEDKLRRAYEFGRNAHEGQTRYSGEPYFSHPINVAMILAGQQLDDSTLITALLHDTIEDTGASYPEVEKQFGREIADLVDGVTKLTNLQLSSTETKQAENFRKLFIAMSRDMRVILVKLADRLHNMRTIRAMRPDKQVQKARETMDIYAPLAGRMGMQWMREELEDLAFKVLNPDARASIIRRFITLQRETGDVVEKITADMKLELKKAGIKAEVLGRAKKPYSIWRKMQEKELSFSRLSDIYGFRLITDTEEECYAILGVIHRRWRAVPGRFKDYISQPKSNGYRSIHTTVSGRNGRRVEVQIRTYPMHDVAESGVAAHWSYRDGVRSENPFAVDPAKWVAGLTEQFNAEENHQDFLEAVKLEMYADQVFCFTPKGDVVKLPRGATPIDFAYAIHTRIGNACVGAKVDMMRVPLWTRVKNGQSVDIITAEGQTPQATWLDIATTGKARAAIRRALREVDRDRFIKLGRELARAAFEHVHKRATDKALNTAARNLRLEDRDTLLARLGSAELTTQTVIEAVYPDLVPDDRDEVNPARAVIGLSSAQFMKRAPCCQPLPGERIVGITYRGQGVVIHAIDCDVLSTLEDQPERWLDLNWQPGRHAPVYTVTLDLTIGNDAGVLGRICTLIGEQKANISDLHFLDRKPDFYRLLIDIEVSEAEHLHRLMAVLEAESDVAAVARHRDPARAASSVIGGAEVAHKAAR
- a CDS encoding DUF2062 domain-containing protein, with the translated sequence MVFKRRDRRPIWRVVVEFFYPRGGWLRAARYVKHRLHRLPDPPHKISRGIWAGVFTTFTPFYGLHFVIAAIIARIMQGNIIAALLATFFGNPLSYVPIAVVSLKTGHWLLGSEFHEEHVTRSLGGIFADAGRDLWDNLFALFTGGPTDWAGLHTFYDTVFLPYLIGGILPGIIAASVCYYIALPLLIAYQNRRRGRIKAKFEALKAKRAAAKAKTKTPNE
- a CDS encoding pyridoxine 5'-phosphate synthase, coding for MEPLGKLRLGVNIDHVATVRNARGSSYPSPLRAAKLAEAAGADGITAHLREDRRHIADADIEALIEGLSVPLNFEMAATPEMQSIALRHVPHAVCIVPEKREERTTEGGLDVAREESRLARFIAPLRDAGCRVSLFIGADTAQIEAAARTGAQVIELHTGAYCDHHYNGNLAARDSELGALRAMADLAHSLGLEVHAGHGLTFDTVQPIAAFPEIKELNIGHFLIAEAIFLGLEPAIHEMRRLMNEARA
- a CDS encoding MarR family transcriptional regulator, whose protein sequence is MTTATLTTLLDRLARLHLQERRDDDLNPAQRAALDYLARANRFSRMPSAVADYLAATRGTVSQTLKTLARKGLIHEHTPPGDKRARRYDLTAEGQRLCAHPSTAEITLSADDAAEAEATLRALLKAMLDARDRRSFGVCKTCRYHGARNDAPYCNLLQLALTNEETTQICVEHAAA
- the acpS gene encoding holo-ACP synthase, which codes for MILGIGTDLANIDRIARTLDRFGDRFRNRVFTPVEQRKAERRADTPGTYAKRWAAKEACSKALGTGLRMGIAWKDMAVSNLSTGQPVMHVTGWAKERLDEMTPPGFEAIIHVTLTDDHPWAQAFVLIEARPRPDPDMPTAEQPRATH
- the rlmN gene encoding 23S rRNA (adenine(2503)-C(2))-methyltransferase RlmN, producing the protein MTENTAITPAITALPRATKRADGLINLIGLPREALRTTLIEAGTPEKQARMRAGQLWQWMYQKGTSDFAAMTNLAKPYRALLAEHFIIERPEVVSRQVSTDGTRKYLVRINGGHEVEVVYIPEEDRGTLCISSQVGCTLTCSFCHTGTQMLVRNLTAGEIVGQIMVARDDLDEWPNPGEGSDARPRLLSNIVLMGMGEPLYNFPNVRDAMKIAMDPEGISLSRRRITLSTSGVVPEIARTAEEIGCQLAISFHATTDEVRDKLVPINKRWPLATLLDALRSYPKVSNSERITFEYVMLDGVNDSDDDAHRLIALIKGIPAKINLIPFNEWPGAPYKRSSNNRIRAFADIIYKAGYASPIRTPRGEDIMAACGQLKSATERARKSRKQIEADAGL
- a CDS encoding 3-keto-5-aminohexanoate cleavage protein; the encoded protein is MTGKPCIICVAITGSVPQKADNPAVPISVEEQVESTQAAFEAGASIAHCHVRGDDGSPTSDPGRFARLKEGLERYCPGMIVQFSTGGRSGAGAERGGMLPLGPDMASLSVGSNNFPTRVYENPPDLVQWLAGEMRKYAVKPEIEAFDLSHIHQAVRLNREGVIAGRLYVQFVMGVKNAMPADRGVFDYYVQTMERLAPEADWCAAGIGRHQIEVNEWAIAAGGHTRTGLEDNVRLDRDTLAPSNAALVTRAAEICARYGRPVANVAQAREILGLRPAG
- a CDS encoding phosphoserine transaminase, with translation MTINDPATRPATKPVAIPANPRFSSGPCAKIPTFTLAKLSDAALGRSHRAAIGKAKLKAAIEGTREVLGIPADYKIGIVPASDTGAVEMAMWSMLGARGVEMLAWESFGSGWVTDVAKQLKLDATIKTADYGELPDLASVDFTNDVVFTWNGTTSGVRVPNGDWIAADREGLTVCDATSAAFAQDLPWDKLDVTTFSWQKVLGGEAAHGMLILSPRAVERLESYTPPWPLPKIFRLTKGGKLNDGIFTGATINTPSMLAVEDYLVALDWARSLGGLHGLMGRADANTKAVADFVDLHDWIDFLPTDPLIMSNTSVCLRFTDTRIKDGATFAKSIAKRLEEEGVAFDIGAYRDAPPGLRIWCGGTVETSDVSALMPWIEWAFHTELAAQPG
- the serA gene encoding phosphoglycerate dehydrogenase, which gives rise to MAPKVLVSDKLSPTAVQIFRDRGIDVDFQPDLGKDKEKLAEVIGQYDGLAIRSATKVTEKILENASNLKVIGRAGIGTDNIDKPAASKKGVIVMNTPFGNTITTAEHAIAMMFACARQLPEASASTHAGKWEKSKFMGVELTAKTLGVIGAGNIGSIVCDRARGLRMKVIAYDPFLSDEKAEQMQVEKVELDDLLARADFITLHVPLTDQTRNILSRENLAKTKKGVRVINCARGGLVDEEAVADLIKSGHIAGAAFDVFSKEPATDNVLFGLPGVVCTPHLGAATSEAQENVAIQVAEQMSDYLLTGAVQNALNMPSVTAQEAKVMGPWIKLAEHLGAFIGQLTDEPIKAINILHDGAAAKMNLEALNSAAVSGIMKSVTPDVNMVSAPVIAKERGIQISTTSQDKSGAFEGYIKVTVVTDKRERSVGGTVFSDGKPRFIQIKGINIDAEIGAHMIYTTNEDEPGIIGTLGNTFGDAKVNIANFTLGRAASGGEAIALLYVDGPVDQKVLDKLIATGLFRQVKPLAFEVA